A genomic stretch from Frigoribacterium sp. PvP032 includes:
- the sucC gene encoding ADP-forming succinate--CoA ligase subunit beta: MDLFEYQARDLFESYGVPVLPGVVADTPQEARAAAEQMGGVTVVKAQVKVGGRGKAGGVKVAKTPDDAEAAAEAILGLDIKGHVVKRVMVAGGAQIAQEFYFSVLLDRANRSYLSLCSVEGGMEIEQLAVEKPEALARVEVDPLAGIDLAKAEEIARAGGFPDDLVSKVAPVLVKLYEVYAGEDATLVEVNPLVLTEQGDIVALDGKVTIDENADFRHPGHADLEDADAADPLEAKAKASGLNYVKLDGEVGIIGNGAGLVMSTLDVVAYAGEAHGGVKPANFLDIGGGASAEVMAAGLDVILGDEQVKSVFVNVFGGITACDAVANGIVSALEILGDAATKPLVVRLDGNAVDEGRRILAEAAHPLVTVVATMDEAADKAAELASK; this comes from the coding sequence GTGGATCTTTTCGAGTACCAGGCCAGGGACTTGTTCGAGTCCTACGGCGTGCCCGTCCTGCCGGGAGTCGTCGCCGACACCCCGCAGGAGGCGCGAGCCGCAGCCGAGCAGATGGGCGGCGTGACCGTCGTCAAGGCCCAGGTCAAGGTCGGTGGACGAGGCAAGGCCGGCGGCGTCAAGGTGGCGAAGACCCCTGACGACGCGGAGGCCGCGGCCGAGGCGATCCTCGGGCTCGACATCAAGGGCCACGTCGTCAAGCGCGTCATGGTCGCCGGCGGTGCGCAGATCGCCCAGGAGTTCTACTTCTCGGTGCTGCTCGACCGTGCGAACCGCTCGTACCTCTCGCTCTGCAGCGTCGAGGGCGGCATGGAGATCGAGCAGCTCGCCGTCGAGAAGCCCGAGGCCCTCGCCCGCGTCGAGGTCGACCCGCTCGCGGGCATCGACCTCGCGAAGGCAGAAGAGATCGCGCGCGCCGGCGGGTTCCCCGACGACCTCGTCTCGAAGGTCGCCCCCGTGCTCGTCAAGCTGTACGAGGTCTACGCCGGCGAGGATGCGACGCTGGTCGAGGTCAACCCGCTCGTGCTGACCGAGCAGGGCGACATCGTCGCCCTCGACGGCAAGGTCACGATCGACGAGAACGCCGACTTCCGTCACCCCGGCCACGCCGACCTCGAAGACGCCGACGCGGCTGACCCGCTCGAGGCGAAGGCCAAGGCATCGGGCCTCAACTACGTGAAGCTCGACGGCGAGGTCGGCATCATCGGCAACGGCGCGGGGCTCGTCATGTCGACCCTCGACGTCGTCGCCTACGCAGGCGAGGCACACGGCGGCGTCAAGCCCGCCAACTTCCTCGACATCGGCGGCGGAGCGAGCGCCGAGGTCATGGCCGCCGGCCTCGACGTCATCCTCGGCGACGAGCAGGTCAAGAGCGTCTTCGTCAACGTCTTCGGCGGCATCACCGCCTGCGACGCCGTGGCGAACGGCATCGTCTCGGCGCTGGAGATCCTCGGCGATGCGGCCACCAAGCCGCTCGTCGTCCGCCTCGACGGCAACGCCGTCGACGAGGGCCGACGGATCCTGGCGGAGGCGGCGCACCCGCTGGTCACCGTCGTCGCGACCATGGACGAGGCCGCCGACAAGGCCGCCGAACTGGCTTCGAAGTAA
- a CDS encoding ester cyclase: MSKDKNVATQQLIGEILTAREIDRLGAGFHAAVVDHDPAPGAPAGVEGIKAFWSDFFTAFPDADLGVETLVADDENVTAVFTIKGTHTGPFQGHQATGKSFTVRGIQVGRFDDDGLLVERWGATDEAGLMQQLGLA, from the coding sequence ATGTCGAAAGACAAGAACGTCGCCACCCAGCAGCTGATCGGCGAGATCCTGACCGCCCGCGAGATCGACCGACTCGGCGCGGGCTTCCACGCCGCCGTCGTCGACCACGACCCGGCGCCGGGCGCACCTGCGGGCGTCGAGGGCATCAAGGCGTTCTGGAGCGACTTCTTCACCGCTTTCCCCGACGCGGACCTGGGCGTCGAGACCCTCGTCGCCGACGACGAGAACGTGACCGCCGTCTTCACCATCAAGGGCACCCACACCGGGCCGTTCCAGGGCCACCAGGCCACGGGCAAGAGCTTCACGGTGCGCGGCATCCAGGTCGGTCGCTTCGACGACGACGGCCTGCTCGTCGAGCGCTGGGGCGCCACCGACGAGGCCGGCCTGATGCAGCAGCTCGGCCTGGCCTGA
- the purH gene encoding bifunctional phosphoribosylaminoimidazolecarboxamide formyltransferase/IMP cyclohydrolase, which translates to MSGHQIDPSLHRDRDAVPVRRALISVSDKTGLLDLAEALAAAGVEIVSTGSTASTIRDAGHDVTDVSAVTGFPESLDGRVKTLHPGIHAGVLADLRLESHEQQLAELDIAPFQLVVVNLYPFVETVASGAEAPAVIENIDIGGPALVRAAAKNHANVAIAVSPASYPQIVKSLTLGGTTLAQRQRLAGEAFAHTAAYDTAVAAWFAENVGVRAEHEAGAAAGADSTTAAEEARAGSTAFDAPQHVTLEGDRQATLRYGENSHQQAALYASPEGAGIAQAEQLHGKEMSYNNYVDADAALRAAYDFAEPAVAIIKHANPCGIAVASADAVDAIADAHRRAHACDPVSAYGGVIAANRPVTLAMAETVKDIFTEVVIAPAFEPDALALLQTKKNIRLLVLPADFARPTVEARQISGGLLVQQVDSFDGFSSQGWTLAAGEEVDAATRADLEFAWRACRSVKSNAILLADAGASVGVGMGQVNRVDSCQLAVTRAGERARGSVAASDAFFPFADGLQVLLDAGVRAVVQPGGSIRDDEVVAAAAAAGVTMYFTGERHFFH; encoded by the coding sequence ATGAGCGGCCACCAGATCGACCCCAGCCTGCATCGAGACCGAGACGCGGTCCCCGTGCGTCGCGCCCTCATCAGCGTGAGCGACAAGACCGGACTGCTCGACCTGGCCGAGGCGCTCGCCGCCGCGGGCGTCGAGATCGTGTCGACCGGCTCGACCGCGTCGACCATCCGCGACGCCGGCCACGACGTCACCGACGTGAGTGCCGTGACCGGGTTCCCCGAGTCGCTCGACGGCCGGGTCAAGACGCTGCACCCCGGCATCCACGCGGGTGTGCTCGCCGACCTGCGCCTCGAGTCGCACGAGCAGCAGCTCGCCGAGCTCGACATCGCACCGTTCCAGCTCGTCGTCGTCAACCTCTACCCCTTCGTCGAGACGGTCGCGTCGGGTGCCGAGGCCCCGGCCGTGATCGAGAACATCGACATCGGCGGGCCGGCCCTCGTCCGCGCCGCCGCCAAGAACCACGCGAACGTGGCGATCGCCGTGTCGCCCGCCAGCTACCCGCAGATCGTGAAGTCGCTGACGCTCGGCGGCACGACGCTCGCCCAGCGACAGCGCCTGGCCGGCGAGGCCTTCGCGCACACCGCCGCCTACGACACGGCCGTCGCCGCGTGGTTCGCCGAGAACGTCGGCGTACGTGCCGAGCACGAGGCCGGTGCCGCTGCAGGTGCCGACTCGACGACCGCAGCCGAGGAGGCGCGGGCCGGGTCGACGGCGTTCGACGCCCCCCAGCACGTCACCCTCGAGGGCGACCGTCAGGCCACGCTCCGCTACGGCGAGAACTCGCACCAGCAGGCGGCGCTCTACGCCTCGCCCGAGGGCGCGGGCATCGCGCAGGCCGAGCAGCTGCACGGCAAGGAGATGTCGTACAACAACTACGTCGACGCCGACGCGGCCCTGCGTGCCGCGTACGACTTCGCCGAGCCGGCCGTGGCGATCATCAAGCACGCGAACCCGTGCGGCATCGCCGTGGCCTCGGCCGACGCCGTCGACGCGATCGCCGACGCGCACCGACGCGCACACGCGTGCGACCCCGTGTCGGCCTACGGCGGCGTCATCGCGGCGAACCGCCCGGTGACGCTGGCCATGGCAGAGACGGTGAAGGACATCTTCACCGAGGTCGTCATCGCCCCCGCCTTCGAGCCCGACGCGCTGGCACTGCTGCAGACGAAGAAGAACATCCGGCTGCTCGTGCTGCCGGCCGACTTCGCCCGCCCGACCGTCGAGGCGCGTCAGATCTCGGGCGGCCTGCTCGTGCAGCAGGTCGACTCGTTCGACGGCTTCTCGTCGCAGGGCTGGACCCTGGCCGCGGGCGAGGAGGTCGACGCCGCCACGCGCGCCGACCTCGAGTTCGCCTGGCGCGCCTGCCGCTCGGTCAAGTCGAACGCGATCCTCCTGGCCGACGCCGGCGCCTCCGTGGGCGTGGGCATGGGCCAGGTCAACCGGGTCGACTCGTGCCAGCTGGCCGTGACGCGGGCGGGGGAGCGGGCCCGCGGCTCGGTCGCCGCCTCCGACGCGTTCTTCCCGTTCGCCGACGGCCTGCAGGTGCTGCTCGACGCGGGCGTGCGCGCGGTCGTCCAGCCCGGCGGGTCGATCCGTGACGACGAGGTCGTCGCGGCTGCCGCTGCCGCGGGCGTCACGATGTACTTCACGGGCGAGCGGCACTTCTTCCACTGA
- a CDS encoding DUF6350 family protein, translating to MNRPVTAVFAALEALLVVGIGVGLPVVVLSLLWAFQYGLQIDWIVFWRAAVDIWLVGHGVDLDLQLGAATAAASGVPGAEAPFAVTIAALGFSVLTVLLGIRAGRAVAETAHRVIGVLSTIGVFALLSLLVTATAQHPLASPVLWQGVVLPTLVYAVPVVAMAEVTRRRRGEPADPVTGAIFSFVARAPRTARVVAAAGLRIGTASAAAVLAVSGVVVGVLMLTHYGELITLYEGAHAGLLGGIALTLGQLALLPDLVVWAASWFVGPGFALGTGSGVSPLGTSVGPMPAVPFLGALPTASSSFAFVGLLVPVVAAFVVTTLLRPRIERLLGEAGSADVLRRVLVGVVGGVVAGALLGLLAWSASGAAGPGRLAHVGPDPLLVGAFAALEVAVPSVLAMVVSLRSFIGHDDDTTAAPAGGARPADDVETGPQPVLSGTSSWSRSSTGAVTSSALTAEHDGGRRTGGASIVTGPGPDDETTDLGADPLVDAGSGGEGLGGTSSAGRRERLAARLRRLRPHRDRGDSADTAGAVDTDTDTDTAGDVGDVPVIRASQSAASGSDAETGETAVVEAAPTDPRDRDDRDRIARERERERERARDRDRDREEHDDERDGPAPWWRRLGSTADGPASGHDGDETEPVRGLDR from the coding sequence ATGAACCGCCCTGTCACCGCCGTCTTCGCCGCGCTCGAGGCCCTGCTCGTCGTCGGCATCGGCGTCGGGCTGCCCGTCGTCGTGCTCAGCCTCCTGTGGGCTTTCCAGTACGGCCTGCAGATCGACTGGATCGTCTTCTGGCGTGCCGCCGTCGACATCTGGCTCGTCGGGCACGGCGTCGACCTCGACCTGCAGCTCGGGGCCGCGACCGCTGCCGCCTCCGGCGTCCCGGGTGCCGAGGCCCCCTTCGCCGTGACGATCGCGGCGCTCGGCTTCTCGGTGCTGACCGTGCTGCTCGGCATCCGTGCCGGTCGTGCCGTCGCCGAGACGGCGCACCGGGTGATCGGGGTGCTCAGCACCATCGGCGTCTTCGCGCTGCTCAGCCTGCTGGTCACCGCCACCGCCCAGCACCCCCTCGCCTCACCCGTCCTGTGGCAGGGCGTCGTCCTGCCGACGCTCGTCTACGCCGTCCCCGTGGTCGCGATGGCCGAGGTCACCCGGCGCCGTCGCGGCGAGCCGGCCGACCCCGTCACGGGCGCGATCTTCTCGTTCGTCGCCCGCGCGCCCCGGACCGCCCGCGTCGTCGCCGCCGCGGGGCTGCGGATCGGCACGGCCAGCGCGGCCGCCGTGCTCGCCGTCTCGGGCGTCGTCGTCGGGGTGCTGATGCTCACGCACTACGGCGAGCTGATCACCCTGTACGAAGGCGCGCACGCCGGGCTGCTCGGCGGCATCGCGCTGACGCTCGGCCAGCTCGCCCTGCTGCCCGACCTCGTCGTCTGGGCTGCCTCCTGGTTCGTCGGCCCCGGCTTTGCCCTCGGCACCGGCTCGGGCGTCTCGCCGCTCGGCACCTCGGTCGGGCCGATGCCTGCCGTGCCCTTCCTCGGGGCGCTGCCGACCGCCTCCTCGTCGTTCGCCTTCGTCGGGCTGCTCGTGCCGGTCGTCGCTGCCTTCGTCGTGACGACGCTGCTCCGGCCGCGGATCGAGCGGCTGCTCGGCGAGGCCGGGTCGGCCGACGTGCTGCGCCGCGTCCTCGTCGGGGTCGTGGGCGGCGTCGTCGCCGGCGCGCTCCTCGGGCTGCTCGCCTGGTCGGCGTCCGGAGCCGCAGGGCCCGGTCGACTCGCGCACGTGGGGCCCGACCCGCTGCTGGTGGGCGCCTTCGCGGCACTTGAGGTCGCCGTGCCCTCCGTGCTCGCCATGGTCGTCTCGCTGCGGAGCTTCATCGGCCACGACGACGACACGACCGCAGCCCCTGCAGGAGGCGCGCGTCCGGCCGACGACGTCGAGACGGGCCCGCAGCCGGTGCTGTCGGGAACGTCCTCGTGGTCTCGGTCGTCGACCGGCGCCGTCACCTCGTCCGCCCTGACAGCCGAGCACGACGGCGGCAGGCGCACCGGCGGGGCCAGCATCGTCACGGGGCCGGGCCCCGACGACGAGACGACCGACCTCGGAGCCGACCCCCTCGTCGACGCGGGCAGCGGCGGAGAAGGACTCGGCGGCACGAGCTCGGCCGGTCGGCGGGAGCGACTCGCGGCACGGCTGCGACGGCTCCGTCCCCACCGTGACCGAGGCGACTCGGCCGACACCGCCGGCGCGGTCGACACCGACACCGACACCGACACCGCTGGCGACGTCGGCGACGTCCCGGTCATCCGGGCGAGCCAGTCGGCAGCGTCGGGCAGCGACGCCGAGACGGGCGAGACGGCCGTCGTCGAGGCGGCGCCCACCGACCCTCGCGACCGCGACGACCGTGACCGCATCGCCCGTGAGCGTGAGCGTGAGCGCGAGCGCGCCCGAGATCGCGACCGCGACCGCGAGGAGCACGACGACGAACGCGACGGCCCCGCGCCGTGGTGGCGCAGGCTCGGGTCGACCGCTGACGGGCCCGCCTCGGGGCACGACGGCGACGAGACGGAGCCGGTCCGCGGTCTCGACCGCTGA
- a CDS encoding RecQ family ATP-dependent DNA helicase, translated as MTSTRTARSARTSTRTAARSTRTARSTDRDRIADVAARLFEWDDLKPAQLEAVESLLAGRDTFGIMPTGFGKSAIYQVAGALLDGPTVVVSPLIALQADQVAGLVGHPDAPPAVDVNSGHTDDENDESWRRVDAGEVTYVFLAPEQLARDETVERLARAGVSLLVVDEAHCVSSWGHDFRPDYLHLGEIVERLGRPPVLALTATGSGPVRDEVIERLRLRDPLVISRGFDRPNLSLAVHRHEDEAEKRRAIVEQVAELTTPGIVYVATRKESERYADEIGERCPDRTVEAYHAGLRSAERGALHERFHAGEIDVIVATSAFGMGIDKPDVRFVVHADVPESLDAYYQEIGRAGRDGEPADATLHYRAEDLSLRSFFAAGLPSRAELRRVHEAIRASSGPAKRKVVTEATGLKPRQVSRLVDLLLEAGVVAETKTGYEITTDLASKEAAEQARQVAEGRERVEKSRIEMMRTYAESHGCRRRFLLGYFGEEAPERCGNCDDCRTAAAEPDRPADTEEARVDHPEHAPLFDPDTRVAHPAWGEGTVMSTEGDRMTVFFEGEGYKVLALEAVEEHNLLTAV; from the coding sequence ATGACCAGCACCCGCACCGCCCGCAGCGCCCGCACCAGCACCCGCACCGCCGCCCGCAGCACCCGCACCGCCCGCAGCACCGACCGCGACCGCATCGCCGACGTCGCCGCCCGCCTCTTCGAGTGGGACGACTTGAAGCCCGCCCAGCTCGAGGCGGTCGAGTCGCTGCTCGCGGGCCGCGACACCTTCGGCATCATGCCCACGGGCTTCGGCAAGAGCGCGATCTACCAGGTCGCGGGCGCGCTGCTCGACGGCCCGACCGTCGTCGTCTCGCCGCTGATCGCGCTGCAGGCCGACCAGGTCGCGGGGCTCGTCGGGCACCCCGACGCCCCGCCCGCCGTCGACGTCAACTCCGGCCACACCGACGACGAGAACGACGAGAGCTGGAGGCGCGTCGACGCCGGCGAGGTCACCTACGTGTTCCTGGCCCCCGAGCAGCTGGCCCGCGACGAGACGGTCGAGCGGCTGGCGCGCGCGGGCGTGTCCCTGCTGGTCGTCGACGAGGCGCACTGTGTGTCGTCGTGGGGCCACGACTTCCGGCCCGACTACCTGCACCTGGGCGAGATCGTCGAGCGGCTGGGCCGCCCGCCGGTGCTCGCGCTGACGGCGACCGGCTCCGGACCGGTGCGCGACGAGGTTATCGAGCGGCTGCGGCTGCGCGACCCGCTCGTGATCAGCCGCGGCTTCGACCGCCCGAACCTGTCGCTCGCCGTGCACCGCCACGAAGACGAGGCCGAGAAGCGCCGCGCGATCGTCGAGCAGGTCGCCGAGCTCACGACGCCGGGCATCGTCTACGTCGCCACCCGCAAGGAGAGCGAGCGCTACGCCGACGAGATCGGCGAGCGCTGCCCCGACCGCACCGTCGAGGCGTACCACGCGGGCCTCCGCTCGGCTGAGCGGGGTGCCCTGCACGAGCGCTTCCACGCCGGCGAGATCGACGTCATCGTCGCGACGAGCGCCTTCGGCATGGGCATCGACAAGCCCGACGTCCGGTTCGTCGTGCACGCCGACGTGCCCGAGTCGCTGGACGCCTACTACCAAGAGATCGGTCGGGCCGGGCGTGACGGCGAGCCGGCCGACGCGACCCTGCACTACCGGGCTGAGGACCTGTCGCTGCGGTCGTTCTTCGCGGCGGGGCTGCCGTCACGAGCCGAGCTGCGGCGGGTGCACGAGGCGATCCGCGCCTCCTCGGGTCCGGCGAAGCGCAAGGTGGTCACCGAGGCGACCGGGCTGAAGCCGCGGCAGGTCTCGCGACTCGTCGACCTGCTGCTCGAGGCGGGCGTGGTCGCCGAGACCAAGACGGGCTACGAGATCACGACCGACCTCGCGTCGAAGGAGGCGGCGGAGCAGGCGCGCCAGGTCGCCGAGGGACGCGAGCGGGTCGAGAAGTCGCGCATCGAGATGATGCGCACGTACGCCGAGTCGCACGGCTGCCGGCGGCGGTTCCTGCTCGGCTACTTCGGCGAGGAGGCGCCGGAGCGTTGCGGCAACTGCGACGACTGCCGCACCGCTGCGGCCGAGCCCGACCGCCCGGCAGACACCGAGGAGGCACGGGTCGACCACCCGGAGCACGCTCCCCTCTTCGACCCCGACACCCGCGTCGCCCACCCGGCCTGGGGCGAGGGCACGGTGATGAGCACCGAGGGCGACCGCATGACGGTGTTCTTCGAGGGCGAGGGGTACAAGGTCCTGGCTCTGGAGGCGGTCGAGGAGCACAACCTGCTCACGGCCGTCTGA
- the purN gene encoding phosphoribosylglycinamide formyltransferase, whose translation MLKLVVLISGGGSNLRALLEAAHHDSYPARVVAVGADREADGLEHAEHFGVPTFTVPFSSFDDRAAWGDELLAQIRQWQPDLVVLSGFMRLLPVGVVDALSPHLINTHPAFLPEFPGAHGVRDAIAAGVDQTGASVIVVDAGVDSGPILAQRRIPVLPGDDESSLHDRIKIVERELLVQTVREIADGTTDLEETRPA comes from the coding sequence GTGCTGAAGCTCGTGGTGCTCATCTCCGGTGGCGGCTCGAACCTGCGTGCCCTGCTCGAGGCCGCGCACCACGACAGCTACCCCGCCCGCGTCGTCGCCGTCGGCGCCGACCGTGAGGCCGACGGACTCGAGCACGCGGAGCACTTCGGCGTCCCGACCTTCACCGTGCCGTTCTCGAGCTTCGACGACCGGGCCGCGTGGGGCGACGAGCTGCTGGCGCAGATCCGGCAGTGGCAGCCCGACCTCGTCGTGCTGAGCGGCTTCATGCGGCTGCTGCCGGTCGGGGTCGTCGACGCCCTGAGCCCGCACCTGATCAACACCCACCCCGCGTTCCTGCCCGAGTTCCCGGGCGCGCACGGCGTCAGGGACGCGATCGCGGCCGGTGTCGACCAGACCGGGGCGAGCGTGATCGTCGTCGACGCCGGCGTCGACAGCGGCCCGATCCTGGCGCAGCGGCGCATCCCCGTGCTGCCCGGCGACGACGAGTCGTCGCTCCACGACCGCATCAAGATCGTCGAGCGCGAGCTGCTGGTGCAGACCGTGCGCGAGATCGCCGACGGAACGACCGACCTCGAGGAGACGAGACCCGCATGA
- the sucD gene encoding succinate--CoA ligase subunit alpha has product MSIFLNKDSKVIVQGITGGEGTKHTALMLKAGTQVVGGVNARKAGTTVTHGDVTLPVFGTVAEAITETGADVSIVFVPPAFAKDAVVEAVEAGIPLVVVITEGIPAQDAAEFWALAKSKGGATRIIGPNCPGIITPGESLVGITPANITGAGPIGLVSKSGTLTYQMMFELRDLGFSTAIGIGGDPVIGTTHIDALEAFEADPDTKAIVMIGEIGGDAEERAADYIKAHVTKPVVGYVAGFTAPEGKTMGHAGAIVSGSAGTAQAKKEALEAAGVKVGKTPSETAALLREVYAAL; this is encoded by the coding sequence ATGTCGATCTTCCTCAACAAGGACAGCAAGGTCATCGTCCAGGGCATCACCGGCGGCGAGGGCACCAAGCACACGGCGCTGATGCTGAAGGCGGGCACCCAGGTCGTCGGCGGCGTCAACGCCCGCAAGGCCGGCACCACCGTCACGCACGGCGACGTCACCCTCCCGGTCTTCGGCACGGTCGCCGAGGCGATCACCGAGACCGGCGCCGACGTCTCGATCGTCTTCGTGCCGCCGGCGTTCGCGAAGGACGCCGTCGTCGAGGCCGTCGAGGCAGGCATCCCTCTCGTCGTCGTCATCACCGAGGGCATCCCCGCACAGGACGCGGCGGAGTTCTGGGCGCTGGCGAAGTCGAAGGGCGGCGCCACCCGCATCATCGGCCCGAACTGCCCCGGCATCATCACGCCGGGCGAGTCGCTGGTCGGCATCACGCCGGCGAACATCACCGGAGCCGGCCCGATCGGGCTCGTCTCGAAGTCGGGCACCCTGACCTACCAGATGATGTTCGAGCTGCGCGACCTCGGCTTCTCGACCGCCATCGGCATCGGTGGCGACCCCGTCATCGGCACGACGCACATCGACGCCCTCGAGGCGTTCGAGGCCGACCCCGACACCAAGGCGATCGTCATGATCGGCGAGATCGGCGGCGACGCCGAAGAGCGCGCGGCCGACTACATCAAGGCGCACGTGACGAAGCCGGTCGTCGGCTACGTCGCCGGCTTCACCGCGCCGGAGGGCAAGACGATGGGCCACGCCGGCGCCATCGTCTCCGGCTCGGCGGGCACGGCACAGGCCAAGAAGGAGGCGCTCGAGGCCGCCGGGGTCAAGGTCGGCAAGACGCCGAGCGAGACCGCGGCCCTGCTGCGCGAGGTGTACGCGGCCCTCTGA
- a CDS encoding ABC transporter ATP-binding protein: MTELLALQYLTKTVREPNGSVRQLFDGLDFAMGADERSVALLGRSGSGKTTLLRIIAGLDGRYDGQYVFRGAALPKGLDPMADHRRRHIGLVAQSYDLLDDFTVERNVLFGARGLEQPERQTREALAMVGLAGMGKNKVTKLSGGEAQRVAIARAIVRRPALILADEPTGALDEDTEGEILDLFASLQESGTSFIIATHSPRVAAACHRRVTVADRRLRELGHGR; the protein is encoded by the coding sequence GTGACCGAACTCCTCGCGCTGCAGTACCTCACGAAGACCGTGCGCGAGCCCAACGGCTCCGTGCGACAGCTGTTCGACGGCCTCGATTTTGCCATGGGGGCTGACGAGCGTTCGGTGGCCCTGCTCGGGCGGAGCGGGAGCGGCAAGACGACGCTGCTCCGGATCATCGCGGGCCTGGACGGTCGATACGACGGACAATACGTCTTCCGCGGCGCTGCTCTGCCGAAGGGCCTCGATCCGATGGCCGACCACCGACGAAGGCATATCGGTCTGGTCGCGCAGTCCTACGACCTCCTCGACGACTTCACCGTCGAGCGGAATGTCCTCTTCGGCGCCCGCGGACTGGAACAGCCGGAACGCCAGACGAGAGAGGCCCTCGCGATGGTCGGGCTGGCGGGCATGGGCAAGAACAAGGTCACCAAGCTCTCTGGTGGGGAGGCCCAGCGTGTCGCGATCGCACGGGCGATCGTCAGACGTCCGGCCCTGATCCTCGCTGACGAGCCCACCGGCGCCTTAGACGAGGACACCGAAGGCGAGATCCTCGATCTCTTCGCTTCTCTGCAGGAGAGCGGAACCAGCTTCATCATCGCCACCCACAGCCCACGGGTGGCCGCAGCCTGCCACCGACGAGTGACGGTGGCAGACCGTCGCCTTCGTGAGCTCGGTCACGGCCGCTGA